The following are encoded in a window of Phaseolus vulgaris cultivar G19833 chromosome 3, P. vulgaris v2.0, whole genome shotgun sequence genomic DNA:
- the LOC137806136 gene encoding pentatricopeptide repeat-containing protein At1g31430: MKGRYISLLKSCKSMSQFKQIQAHIFSVGLQQDRDTLNKLMAFSMDSSLGDFNYANRIFKHIHNPSLFIYNLMIKAFVKRGSFRTAISLFHQLREHGVWPDNYTYPYVLKGIGCIGEVKEGQKVHAFVVRTGLEFDAYVGNSLMDMYAELGLVEGFTQVFEEMPERDTVSWNIMISGYVRCKRFQEAVDVYNRMRKESNEKPNEATVVSSLSACTALRNLELGKEIHDYIVNELDFTIIMGNALLDMYCKCGHVSVAQEIFDAMRVKNVNCWTSMVTGYVACGWLDQARDYFERSPSRDIVLWTAMINGYVQFNRFEEAIALFGEMQMRGVRPDNFIVVTLLTGCAQSGALEQGKWIHNYIDENRILVDAVVGTALIEMYAKCGCIDIALEIFDALKEKDTASWTAIICGLAMNGKTSKALELFEAMQVCGFKPDDVTFIAVLSACTHAGLVEEGRKLFHSMSSVYHIEPNLEHYGCFIDLLGRAGLLQEAEELVRKLPDENNDEIIVPLYGALLSACRTYSNIDMGERLATALAKVKSSDSSLHTLLASIYASADRWEDVRKVRSKMKDMGIKKVPGYSAIEVDGKWQQRLSHE; encoded by the coding sequence ATGAAGGGAAGATACATTTCTCTTCTCAAAAGCTGCAAATCCATGTCCCAATTCAAGCAAATTCAGGCCCACATATTCAGTGTTGGCCTTCAACAAGATAGAGACACCCTTAACAAGCTCATGGCCTTTTCCATGGACTCATCACTGGGGGATTTCAACTATGCAAACAGAATCTTCAAACACATTCATAACCCCTCTTTGTTTATCTATAACCTCATGATCAAGGCCTTTGTCAAAAGGGGTAGTTTTAGGACTGCCATTTCTCTGTTTCACCAACTTAGGGAACATGGTGTGTGGCCTGATAACTACACCTACCCTTATGTCTTGAAGGGTATTGGTTGCATTGGGGAGGTTAAGGAAGGGCAAAAGGTTCATGCTTTTGTGGTTAGGACTGGCCTTGAGTTTGACGCTTATGTGGGTAACTCGTTGATGGATATGTATGCAGAGTTGGGCCTGGTCGAGGGGTTCACACAGGTGTTTGAGGAAATGCCTGAGAGGGATACGGTTTCTTGGAACATCATGATTTCGGGTTATGTCAGGTGCAAGAGGTTCCAGGAGGCTGTGGATGTTTACAACCGAATGCGAAAGGAGAGCAATGAAAAGCCTAATGAAGCTACGGTTGTGAGCAGTCTGTCCGCGTGTACAGCGTTGAGAAATTTGGAGCTTGGTAAGGAAATTCACGACTACATTGTGAATGAACTGGATTTTACTATCATAATGGGGAATGCTTTGTTAGACATGTATTGTAAGTGTGGGCATGTGAGCGTGGCTCAGGAGATTTTTGATGCAATGAGAGTTAAGAATGTGAATTGTTGGACCAGTATGGTAACCGGGTATGTGGCCTGTGGTTGGTTGGATCAAGCTCGAGATTATTTTGAGAGGAGTCCAAGTAGGGATATTGTTCTTTGGACAGCTATGATTAATGGGTATGTACAGTTTAATCGTTTTGAAGAAGCAATTGCATTATTTGGGGAGATGCAGATGAGAGGTGTGAGACCAGATAACTTCATTGTGGTTACTCTTCTTACGGGATGTGCTCAATCAGGAGCTCTAGAGCAAGGCAAGTGGATTCATAATTATATAGATGAAAACAGAATCCTAGTGGATGCTGTGGTTGGTACTGCCCTTATTGAAATGTATGCTAAATGTGGCTGCATAGATATAGCTTTGGAGATTTTTGATGCATTGAAGGAAAAGGATACTGCCTCATGGACTGCAATCATTTGTGGACTGGCCATGAATGGTAAAACAAGTAAAGCACTTGAGTTGTTTGAAGCAATGCAAGTGTGTGGGTTTAAACCTGATGATGTTACCTTCATTGCTGTTTTGAGTGCTTGTACTCATGCAGGATTGGTTGAAGAAGGCAGAAAGTTATTTCATTCCATGTCTAGTGTGTATCACATTGAGCCAAATTTAGAGCACTATGGGTGTTTCATTGACCTTCTTGGTCGAGCCGGACTGTTACAAGAGGCGGAGGAGTTGGTAAGGAAGTTACCAGATGAAAACAATGATGAAATAATAGTTCCACTCTATGGAGCTTTGCTAAGTGCCTGCAGAACTTATAGTAATATTGATATGGGTGAAAGGCTTGCTACAGCACTGGCCAAAGTTAAATCAAGCGATTCAAGTCTTCATACACTTCTTGCTAGCATCTATGCCTCTGCTGACAGATGGGAAGATGTGAGAAAGGTGAGAAGtaagatgaaagatatgggAATCAAAAAGGTACCAGGATATAGTGCCATTGAGGTGGATGGAAAGTGGCAACAGAGGTTGAGTCATGAGTGA
- the LOC137806139 gene encoding CST complex subunit STN1 isoform X1 gives MENANNNAVALQNTHVKLLAFDLLSLKPFPSHSSESSPSFSRRGIPLSLVETLGTVTLRHLKHERLLRFIIDDGTGCVPCVLWLNDANSPSVVRRRRHELAARFVGVVKIGAVARVRGRLSRYNGGVQVRVSDVVAERDPNAEIFHRLDCIRETPLFQEHSCNDFPFQSNFSLENCNCCYGSPSRTC, from the exons ATGGAGAATGCGAACAACAACGCAGTGGCGCTTCAGAACACGCACGTCAAGCTTCTCGCCTTCGATCTCCTCTCCCTGAAGCCATTCCCTTCCCATTCTTCCGAATCCTCACCGTCGTTTTCCCGCAGAGGAATCCCGCTCTCGCTCGTCGAAACCCTTGGCACCGTCACCCTGCGCCACCTCAAGCACGAGAGGCTCCTCCGCTTCATCATTGACGACGGCACCGGCTGCGTCCCCTGCGTTCTCTGGCTTAACGACGCAAATTCCCCCTCCGTCGTCCGCCGCCGCCGCCACGAGCTCGCGGCGCGCTTCGTCGGAGTGGTGAAGATCGGCGCGGTGGCGAGGGTGAGAGGCAGACTGAGCCGGTACAATGGCGGCGTGCAGGTGAGGGTGTCGGACGTGGTGGCGGAGAGAGATCCGAACGCCGAGATCTTCCACCGCCTCGACTGCATCAG AGAAACACCTTTATTTCAAGAACACTCTTGCAATGACTTTCCATTTCAATCAAATTTTTCTCTTGAGAATTGTAATTGTTGCTATGGTTCTCCCTCAAG AACCTGTTAG
- the LOC137806139 gene encoding CST complex subunit STN1 isoform X2: MENANNNAVALQNTHVKLLAFDLLSLKPFPSHSSESSPSFSRRGIPLSLVETLGTVTLRHLKHERLLRFIIDDGTGCVPCVLWLNDANSPSVVRRRRHELAARFVGVVKIGAVARVRGRLSRYNGGVQVRVSDVVAERDPNAEIFHRLDCIRTC, encoded by the exons ATGGAGAATGCGAACAACAACGCAGTGGCGCTTCAGAACACGCACGTCAAGCTTCTCGCCTTCGATCTCCTCTCCCTGAAGCCATTCCCTTCCCATTCTTCCGAATCCTCACCGTCGTTTTCCCGCAGAGGAATCCCGCTCTCGCTCGTCGAAACCCTTGGCACCGTCACCCTGCGCCACCTCAAGCACGAGAGGCTCCTCCGCTTCATCATTGACGACGGCACCGGCTGCGTCCCCTGCGTTCTCTGGCTTAACGACGCAAATTCCCCCTCCGTCGTCCGCCGCCGCCGCCACGAGCTCGCGGCGCGCTTCGTCGGAGTGGTGAAGATCGGCGCGGTGGCGAGGGTGAGAGGCAGACTGAGCCGGTACAATGGCGGCGTGCAGGTGAGGGTGTCGGACGTGGTGGCGGAGAGAGATCCGAACGCCGAGATCTTCCACCGCCTCGACTGCATCAG AACCTGTTAG
- the LOC137806137 gene encoding GTP-binding protein ERG — translation MKALRTLRRTLYFSAPHTPTPLFFSAQPHRDHPTTSADSDAAFDSSHYALDTDPGPKPKPTWDDKYRARADRLVFGEEGPKGKLRLKEEEDERRRMVLAKALLEAAMEKEEEEEGAEGAKGVVKEEEQKSLSVGIIGAPNAGKSALTNFMVGTKVAAVSRKTNTTTHEVVGVLTKGDTQICFFDTPGLMLNCGGFPYRDVKVRVESAWSSINLYEVLVVIFDVHRHITRPDQRVIQLIKRMGARSVLNQRRILCMNKIDLVEKKKDLLKVVEEFKDLPGYERHFMISGLKGAGVKDLTQYLMEQAFQRPWEEDPLSMSEEVMKMIAIEVVRERLLDHVHQEIPYDVEHRLIDWKELRDGSIRIEQHFITNKLSQRKIIVGKNGSKIGRIGIEANEELRSIFKRQVHLILKVNHKK, via the exons ATGAAAGCTCTGAGAACCCTAAGAAGGACCCTCTATTTCTCCGCCCCTCACACTCCCACGCCGCTTTTCTTCTCCGCCCAGCCTCACCGCGACCACCCTACCACCTCCGCCGACTCCGACGCCGCCTTCGACAGCTCCCACTACGCCCTCGACACGGACCCCGGGCCTAAGCCCAAGCCCACATGGGACGACAAGTACCGGGCCCGCGCGGACCGCTTGGTGTTCGGAGAAGAGGGCCCAAAGGGGAAGCTGCGGCTGAAGGAGGAGGAAGATGAGAGGAGGAGGATGGTTCTGGCCAAGGCCTTGCTCGAAGCCGCGATGGagaaggaggaagaagaggaaggagCAGAAGGAGCGAAAGGCGTGGTGAAGGAGGAAGAGCAAAAGTCGTTGTCCGTTGGAATCATTGGCGCCCCCAACGCTGGCAAGTCTGCGCTAACTAATTTTATG GTTGGGACAAAGGTTGCAGCGGTTTCACGGAAGACAAATACCACAACTCATGAAGTTGTGGGAGTATTGACAAAAGGAGACACCCAAATT TGTTTTTTTGATACACCAGGGCTCATGTTGAATTGCGGTGGATTTCCTTATAGGGATGTCAAAGTCCGTGTTGAAAGTGCTTGGAGTTCAATCAATCTCTATGAAGTGCTCGTAGTCATTTTTGATGTTCATAGACATATTACCAG GCCTGATCAAAGAGTGATACAATTAATTAAACGAATGGGAGCTCGATCGGTTCTAAATCAAAGGCGAATTTTGTGTATGAATAAGATTGATTTagtagagaaaaagaaagactTGTTGAAGGTTGTTGAAGAATTTAAAGATCTTCCTGGATATGAAAG gcATTTCATGATATCAGGACTGAAGGGGGCTGGAGTAAAAGATTTGACTCAGTACTTGATGGAGCAGGCAT TTCAACGACCCTGGGAAGAGGATCCACTTAGCATGAGTGAGGAAGTTATGAAGATGATAGCAATAGAAGTTGTGCGAGAAAGGTTATTGGACCATGTACATCAG GAAATTCCGTATGATGTTGAACATCGATTGATTGACTGGAAAGAGTTACGAGATGGTTCTATTAGGATCGAGCAGCACTTCATCACTAACAAATTAAGCCAACGCAAGATTATTGTGGGAAAGAATGGTTCAAAAATTGG GAGAATAGGAATTGAAGCCAATGAAGAGCTAAGGTCCATTTTCAAAAGGCAAGTGCATCTAATTCTCAAAGTTAATCACAAAAAATGA